From the Phyllopteryx taeniolatus isolate TA_2022b chromosome 16, UOR_Ptae_1.2, whole genome shotgun sequence genome, one window contains:
- the cdip1 gene encoding cell death-inducing p53-target protein 1 isoform X1 translates to MSSDPPPPYPGGPSAPLIEEKNGQAGKKKKKKRSVRPGLTVCLQRRMLLYFSTGFCETGPVRTGPPQGQPLPPDYGPPPYEGPHPGFLPPHVPGDGPMPMPMHMPPPPQGGAYPPHGHFPHPMPGYIGPGGPSPFVHMGGHTATTVMAPPGAATTVTVLQGEMFQTSPVQTVCPHCQQAIVTRISHDVGLMNTLFCLFCFFVGCDLGCCLIPCLIDDLKDVTHSCPYCKGYIYTYKRIC, encoded by the exons ATGTCCAGCGATCCTCCTCCGCCATACCCCGGAGGTCCTAGTGCTCCCCTCATCGAGGAGAAAAATGGAcaagcaggtaaaaaaaaaaaaaaaaaaagaagtgttcgCCCAGGGTTAACTGTGTGTCTTCAGCGCAGAatgttgctttatttttccACTGGCTTCTGTGAAACAGGCCCTGTAAGGACAGGGCCCCCGCAGGGTCAACCTCTACCTCCAGACTACGGCCCACCCCCGTATGAAGGCCCACACCCGGGCTTCCTCCCTCCACACGTCCCCGGAGATGGGCCCATGCCCATGCCAATGCATATGCCCCCGCCACCCCAAG GTGGCGCTTACCCGCCACACGGCCACTTCCCGCACCCCATGCCCGGCTACATAGGCCCCGGCGGTCCCAGCCCCTTCGTGCACATGGGGGGCCACACGGCGACCACCGTCATGGCCCCGCCGGGCGCCGCCACTACAGTGACGGTGCTGCAAGGCGAGATGTTCCAGACGTCGCCGGTGCAGACTGTTTGTCCGCACTGCCAGCAGGCAATCGTCACGCGCATCTCCCATGACGTGGGCCTCATGAACACCCTCTTCTGtctcttctgcttcttcgtGGG GTGCGATCTGGGCTGCTGCTTGATTCCCTGTCTGATCGACGACCTGAAGGATGTGACGCACAGCTGCCCTTACTGCAAGGGCTACATCTACACATACAAACGTATATGCTAA
- the cdip1 gene encoding cell death-inducing p53-target protein 1 isoform X2, producing MSSDPPPPYPGGPSAPLIEEKNGQAGPVRTGPPQGQPLPPDYGPPPYEGPHPGFLPPHVPGDGPMPMPMHMPPPPQGGAYPPHGHFPHPMPGYIGPGGPSPFVHMGGHTATTVMAPPGAATTVTVLQGEMFQTSPVQTVCPHCQQAIVTRISHDVGLMNTLFCLFCFFVGCDLGCCLIPCLIDDLKDVTHSCPYCKGYIYTYKRIC from the exons ATGTCCAGCGATCCTCCTCCGCCATACCCCGGAGGTCCTAGTGCTCCCCTCATCGAGGAGAAAAATGGAcaagcag GCCCTGTAAGGACAGGGCCCCCGCAGGGTCAACCTCTACCTCCAGACTACGGCCCACCCCCGTATGAAGGCCCACACCCGGGCTTCCTCCCTCCACACGTCCCCGGAGATGGGCCCATGCCCATGCCAATGCATATGCCCCCGCCACCCCAAG GTGGCGCTTACCCGCCACACGGCCACTTCCCGCACCCCATGCCCGGCTACATAGGCCCCGGCGGTCCCAGCCCCTTCGTGCACATGGGGGGCCACACGGCGACCACCGTCATGGCCCCGCCGGGCGCCGCCACTACAGTGACGGTGCTGCAAGGCGAGATGTTCCAGACGTCGCCGGTGCAGACTGTTTGTCCGCACTGCCAGCAGGCAATCGTCACGCGCATCTCCCATGACGTGGGCCTCATGAACACCCTCTTCTGtctcttctgcttcttcgtGGG GTGCGATCTGGGCTGCTGCTTGATTCCCTGTCTGATCGACGACCTGAAGGATGTGACGCACAGCTGCCCTTACTGCAAGGGCTACATCTACACATACAAACGTATATGCTAA